The Acidianus infernus genome window below encodes:
- the hypE gene encoding hydrogenase expression/formation protein HypE yields the protein MINMSNKDIITLLHGAGGSYMHSLIKNVFMKLNDNYGEVGLEMLDDAAVINDTVISTDSFIVRPIFFKGGDIGRLSVSGTVNDIAMMGGNPIALSLAIVMEEGFPLSDLEKIVDSIKKTAEEADVHIVTGDTKVMEKGSLDKIIINTSGIGNRPPQLDYNINTLRKNRQPSRWLVPTNLRPGDKIIVSGTIGDHEISILSSREGIGFEANVKSDVAPLNKLMLKLLEVGGIADAKDPTRGGLADLLNDWSEKSGLGIYIKEEDIPVREEVRAAVEFLGMDILELSNEGKVVLAVSPEYEKDVLEELHSDPLGKYATTIGEVRKDISGVIMETVIGGQRYVGRPIGSPVPRIC from the coding sequence ATGATAAACATGAGCAATAAAGATATTATAACACTCCTACATGGAGCAGGAGGCTCTTATATGCACTCATTAATAAAGAACGTATTCATGAAGCTTAACGATAATTATGGAGAAGTAGGATTAGAAATGCTTGACGATGCAGCAGTTATAAATGATACTGTAATAAGCACGGACTCTTTCATAGTAAGGCCCATCTTCTTTAAAGGTGGAGATATAGGAAGATTAAGTGTCAGCGGAACAGTAAATGATATAGCAATGATGGGTGGTAATCCAATCGCGTTAAGCCTTGCTATAGTAATGGAAGAGGGATTTCCGTTATCAGACTTAGAAAAGATTGTGGACAGCATTAAGAAGACTGCAGAGGAGGCGGATGTGCATATAGTTACTGGAGATACAAAAGTCATGGAAAAGGGTTCATTAGATAAAATAATAATAAATACTTCAGGAATAGGAAATAGACCACCACAATTAGATTATAATATAAATACTTTACGAAAAAATAGACAACCTTCAAGATGGTTAGTTCCTACAAACTTAAGACCTGGAGATAAGATTATAGTTTCTGGAACTATTGGAGACCACGAAATATCCATATTATCTTCGAGAGAAGGAATAGGCTTTGAAGCTAACGTAAAATCTGACGTAGCGCCGTTAAATAAGCTGATGCTAAAATTATTAGAGGTAGGGGGAATAGCCGATGCCAAAGACCCTACTAGAGGAGGATTAGCTGACTTACTAAACGATTGGTCAGAAAAATCTGGACTTGGAATATATATTAAAGAAGAAGATATTCCGGTTAGAGAAGAAGTGAGGGCTGCAGTAGAATTTTTAGGAATGGACATCCTTGAGCTAAGTAACGAGGGAAAAGTAGTATTAGCAGTTTCCCCAGAATATGAAAAGGACGTACTAGAGGAGTTACATTCGGATCCCTTGGGTAAGTACGCTACAACAATAGGCGAAGTTAGAAAGGACATTAGCGGAGTTATAATGGAAACAGTGATAGGAGGTCAAAGGTACGTTGGAAGACCAATAGGAAGTCCAGTTCCGAGAATTTGTTGA
- a CDS encoding HypC/HybG/HupF family hydrogenase formation chaperone, which produces MCVAFPGKVIEINGDFGKIDFGNGTIRDNILLSLVNAKVGDYVLVHAGYAIQVVDEEEARRSIEIWNEMTRELPKEKRIQDFNEVVGRGNE; this is translated from the coding sequence ATGTGCGTAGCCTTTCCAGGAAAGGTAATTGAAATAAACGGAGATTTTGGAAAAATTGACTTCGGTAATGGGACAATAAGAGATAACATCTTATTATCCTTGGTTAACGCTAAGGTAGGAGATTACGTTCTGGTACATGCAGGTTATGCAATACAAGTAGTTGATGAAGAAGAGGCTAGAAGAAGTATAGAGATATGGAATGAAATGACAAGAGAACTCCCTAAAGAGAAGAGAATTCAAGACTTTAATGAGGTAGTGGGGAGAGGAAATGAGTGA
- a CDS encoding hydrogenase, which translates to MKNLLWLQGGACGGNTLSVLNASDPDLFTFLFTHNVKLLWHPSLSLDNNITQILNDIISDRLHLDILIFEGTVIMGPNGTGMYDIFAGKPMIEWLRKIATKADYIIAVGSCASFGGIPASEPNPTESTGLQFHKKDCGGFLGKNFKSRKGFPVINLSGCPVHPEWLLTTLLLIIEDKLSQEDLDEFNRPRLFYSTTTQFGCPRQPYFTYKISTKELGHREGCLYFELGCRGPYTRSSCNNILWNNQSSKTRVGTPCMGCTEFDFPSFNFFKTEKNRSGIPKRLPLGVSRGSYVTFSAVAKASAPQFLLRPLVRKGKGDWIE; encoded by the coding sequence ATGAAAAATCTATTGTGGTTACAAGGAGGAGCTTGTGGAGGAAATACACTATCTGTATTAAATGCTTCAGATCCAGATTTATTCACATTTTTATTTACCCATAACGTTAAACTATTGTGGCATCCTTCATTATCGTTAGATAATAACATAACCCAAATATTAAATGATATTATTTCCGATAGGCTACACTTGGATATACTAATCTTTGAAGGAACAGTAATTATGGGACCCAACGGTACGGGGATGTATGATATATTCGCTGGTAAACCAATGATAGAATGGTTAAGGAAAATAGCCACAAAAGCTGATTATATTATCGCTGTAGGCAGTTGTGCATCGTTTGGAGGAATTCCTGCCTCAGAACCCAACCCTACTGAATCCACTGGATTACAATTTCATAAAAAAGATTGTGGAGGATTCCTTGGTAAAAATTTCAAGTCAAGAAAAGGATTTCCAGTAATTAACCTTTCTGGCTGCCCAGTTCATCCAGAATGGCTTTTAACAACTTTATTGTTAATTATAGAAGACAAATTAAGCCAAGAGGACCTAGATGAATTCAACAGGCCAAGACTATTTTATTCTACAACAACGCAGTTCGGCTGTCCCAGACAACCTTATTTTACCTACAAAATTTCTACAAAAGAACTAGGACATAGAGAAGGTTGTTTATATTTTGAGCTGGGCTGTAGAGGACCTTATACAAGAAGTTCCTGCAATAATATACTATGGAACAATCAAAGCAGTAAGACTAGAGTGGGCACTCCGTGTATGGGTTGTACAGAATTTGATTTTCCGTCATTCAATTTCTTTAAAACCGAAAAGAATAGATCAGGGATTCCTAAAAGGCTACCTCTTGGGGTAAGTAGAGGATCTTATGTTACTTTCTCTGCAGTAGCTAAAGCCTCTGCACCCCAATTCCTCCTAAGGCCTCTGGTAAGAAAGGGAAAAGGCGATTGGATTGAATGA
- the hypD gene encoding hydrogenase formation protein HypD, with protein MSEEYLSLLKYYRDPKLAKAIKIKIDELSRKIEENVMIMHVCGSHEWTITHYGIRTLLPDNIEVRAGPGCPVCITPATDIDDAVKLALDGVVITTYGDMSRARGTKMSLQDAKALGGDVRIIYGVQDAVKMARKEPEKEFLFFAVGMDTTAPATAFELLKGVPKNLSFLVSYRYTPAIQGSVMESNVLGIDAFISAGHSATITGLKPYYEYFLRSKKPMVATGFEPIDVLMAIYMILKQIDEGRPKIENEYTRSVTWEGNVKAQEVMEKVFDLEDGYVRGVAIFPKAGFRLKDEFRKYDAREQYGLKDRSKTADEYVAGARCGEVVMGLIDPPECPLYMKTCKPDDPKGAPMVSQEGTCWIWAMHKIVNVAPRCKR; from the coding sequence ATGAGTGAGGAATATTTATCGTTATTAAAATATTATAGAGATCCTAAGCTAGCAAAGGCAATAAAAATCAAGATTGATGAATTATCAAGAAAAATTGAAGAAAATGTTATGATAATGCACGTGTGCGGTAGTCACGAATGGACTATAACTCATTATGGAATAAGAACTCTATTACCAGATAATATTGAAGTTAGAGCAGGCCCTGGTTGTCCCGTCTGCATAACGCCTGCAACGGACATAGATGACGCGGTGAAACTGGCATTAGATGGCGTGGTAATTACAACATATGGAGACATGAGTAGAGCTAGAGGAACAAAAATGTCGTTGCAAGATGCTAAAGCATTGGGCGGTGATGTTAGAATAATATATGGAGTGCAAGATGCTGTAAAGATGGCCAGAAAAGAGCCAGAAAAGGAGTTCCTATTCTTTGCAGTAGGCATGGATACAACTGCGCCCGCTACTGCTTTTGAATTATTAAAAGGAGTTCCTAAGAACTTAAGCTTCTTAGTCTCGTATAGATATACTCCTGCAATTCAAGGTTCAGTAATGGAATCTAACGTGTTAGGGATCGATGCTTTTATATCTGCAGGGCATTCAGCAACTATAACTGGACTAAAGCCCTACTATGAGTACTTCTTAAGATCTAAAAAACCAATGGTGGCTACAGGATTTGAACCAATTGATGTACTAATGGCAATATATATGATATTAAAGCAAATAGACGAGGGAAGGCCAAAGATTGAAAACGAATATACAAGGTCAGTAACTTGGGAAGGTAATGTTAAAGCTCAAGAAGTTATGGAAAAAGTGTTCGATCTAGAAGACGGTTACGTAAGAGGAGTTGCAATATTCCCTAAAGCAGGATTCAGATTAAAAGATGAATTTAGAAAGTATGATGCAAGAGAGCAATATGGATTAAAGGATAGAAGCAAAACTGCCGATGAGTATGTTGCAGGTGCACGTTGTGGAGAAGTAGTTATGGGACTAATCGACCCGCCAGAGTGCCCACTCTATATGAAGACTTGCAAACCAGACGATCCCAAAGGTGCTCCAATGGTGTCTCAAGAAGGAACATGTTGGATATGGGCCATGCATAAGATAGTAAATGTTGCACCTAGATGTAAAAGGTAG
- a CDS encoding helix-turn-helix domain-containing protein, whose translation MGIIAYTGEIIVKDGRRVNLDNILRALYGLSDTDLKVLKIIETLGKAKIDEISSKMNVNKSTVIKSLKTLHSLGFIQREILRNGNKGRPTFIYFINIKIEHKIKEDLESIVSALSKT comes from the coding sequence ATGGGTATAATAGCTTATACCGGAGAAATAATTGTTAAAGATGGTAGGAGAGTTAATCTAGACAACATTTTAAGGGCTTTATACGGTCTTTCTGATACGGATCTTAAGGTCTTAAAAATTATAGAAACCTTAGGAAAGGCTAAAATTGATGAGATAAGTAGTAAAATGAACGTTAACAAGAGTACTGTAATAAAGTCCCTTAAAACCTTACATTCATTAGGGTTTATTCAAAGGGAAATTCTAAGAAACGGCAATAAGGGGAGACCAACATTTATCTACTTTATAAATATAAAAATTGAACATAAAATTAAAGAAGACTTAGAATCAATAGTCTCTGCACTATCTAAAACTTAG
- a CDS encoding YncE family protein: MIIVISSIIAYSQTSNIGCVAYTIFLNNETTVAGRSSNVFCQISPTYLVECSKGNVFVAAVNKIYEISPYGKVINSLNISGVEYLCYYNSTLIATSGTLPNKTITLINLRNMSIKTIATCFYPLAISAVNNTIYVGSYGYVYSLNNCRISQVLKVPGKVTSITTNGKILFISGFNFTKNQGFIVFYPSVYSPIYFNTFPNYIFYYNCSLYVAADEYIFIINLYTHKINYIEVQGEEFEGITIKNGLIYVTSDSLYGPDYVLVLNGTRILGKIYVGITPIGIIYDNVSKFIFVSNFFDGTISIISNSSPHGTSYMLNLPPFACCEKGASNSYNNFQFLPIIILGSIFLIILIDKGIKYLKSKF, encoded by the coding sequence TTGATAATAGTTATATCATCTATTATTGCGTATTCTCAGACAAGTAACATAGGCTGCGTGGCCTATACAATTTTTCTTAATAACGAAACCACAGTAGCTGGCAGATCTTCAAATGTTTTCTGTCAAATTTCACCTACGTATCTAGTAGAGTGTAGTAAAGGCAATGTTTTTGTTGCAGCTGTAAATAAAATCTACGAAATTAGTCCGTACGGAAAGGTGATTAATTCATTAAATATTTCTGGCGTAGAATACTTATGTTATTATAATTCAACACTGATTGCAACTAGTGGTACCTTACCTAATAAGACTATTACACTTATTAACTTACGAAACATGAGCATAAAGACAATAGCCACTTGTTTTTATCCACTTGCTATTTCAGCGGTAAATAATACAATATACGTTGGTTCATATGGATATGTGTATTCATTAAATAACTGTAGAATTTCTCAAGTGCTTAAAGTGCCAGGGAAAGTCACATCAATAACAACCAATGGAAAAATTCTCTTTATTTCAGGATTTAATTTTACTAAAAATCAAGGGTTTATAGTCTTCTATCCATCCGTGTATAGTCCAATATATTTCAATACCTTTCCAAATTACATATTTTATTATAATTGTTCATTATATGTCGCAGCAGATGAGTATATTTTTATTATAAACTTATATACACATAAAATTAATTATATTGAAGTTCAAGGGGAAGAATTTGAGGGAATTACTATTAAAAATGGATTAATTTATGTCACGAGCGATAGTCTTTATGGCCCAGATTATGTGCTAGTTCTAAACGGAACAAGGATTTTAGGTAAGATTTACGTTGGTATAACTCCAATAGGAATAATATATGATAATGTAAGTAAATTCATATTCGTATCGAATTTCTTTGACGGTACTATTTCAATTATCTCTAACTCGTCACCACATGGAACGTCTTATATGCTTAATTTACCTCCTTTCGCATGCTGTGAGAAAGGAGCGTCTAATAGCTATAATAATTTTCAATTCTTGCCTATAATAATATTAGGGTCAATATTTCTCATTATTCTAATAGATAAAGGAATAAAATATCTTAAATCTAAGTTTTAG
- a CDS encoding class II aldolase/adducin family protein, with the protein MVYMIGNTYCKLCQTDEEQLKRELVNSVKTLYWKGMVSNAGGNQSARLPGQNKIWITPSGYPRVSLEPQDLIAVDLDGNVIEGDLRPSIETRMHLEIYKNRPDVNAVIHAHSPYTMGAAISGYLDITHGEAAAILGEIKIIPYSHPGTIELAKSVGEALRGEGAKVPRIVILMNHGIVSVGACIHEARAFAEIMEEWARFNIAARALGGIKYSLKPQDLRKPGARYIRAVKFGGRPGSY; encoded by the coding sequence ATGGTGTACATGATAGGTAACACCTACTGTAAACTGTGTCAAACAGATGAAGAACAGTTAAAAAGAGAGCTCGTGAATAGCGTAAAAACTCTATATTGGAAAGGAATGGTAAGTAATGCGGGCGGAAATCAGAGTGCCAGATTACCTGGTCAAAATAAGATATGGATAACTCCATCTGGGTATCCTAGAGTAAGCTTGGAGCCCCAGGATCTGATTGCAGTAGATTTAGATGGTAATGTGATAGAAGGAGATCTAAGACCGTCAATAGAAACTAGAATGCACTTGGAAATTTATAAAAATAGGCCAGATGTGAATGCAGTGATTCACGCTCACTCTCCTTATACTATGGGGGCAGCAATTTCCGGCTATTTGGATATAACTCATGGAGAAGCAGCCGCAATACTTGGTGAAATAAAAATAATTCCTTACTCTCATCCAGGGACTATTGAATTAGCTAAATCTGTAGGAGAGGCACTAAGAGGAGAAGGGGCAAAAGTACCTAGAATAGTAATTCTAATGAATCACGGTATTGTATCAGTAGGAGCGTGCATACACGAGGCCAGAGCTTTCGCTGAAATAATGGAGGAATGGGCAAGATTTAATATAGCCGCAAGAGCCCTCGGAGGTATAAAATATTCATTAAAGCCTCAAGATCTTAGAAAGCCTGGAGCCAGATATATAAGGGCGGTGAAATTTGGCGGAAGACCTGGAAGCTATTAA
- a CDS encoding APC family permease, producing MEKIEWLKRDILHILDLIPLSTSSVAPTFSIAAAYGSMVALMGPSAIMAVVVSFPFFLFASIIFRQLNRKAPHAGASYHWGMALVNKKYGSFQFWIVSLAYFLSLPPIIIPAGEYTLDLLYRLHMISRAMELSVFWDSIVGMIWAAIAAIPLLLGAKPTARFTEAFLVIELIILSSFIGIGLVELPTHVINKFSFSWFFSPSWLMNPSMFLSLTATMVIVATILDGWEIDSYASEESKKPTRWPGNSGIIGLISVFIIYMITMPIMTIETPISALSSSIDPLARWASYVIPNYVWLMDIAVIASTASSLWLTAYILSRAWYAGGREGLLPRIFSKVHSKYGSPWFNIMIITVLEIFVQGLELVSPSMQSFFGIVLTGAGAFLLMEFAIDSTTATITWWRNKSSGAIDVLLRVISPLTAFVMFSVIIMGIIEAGPAFGIPSTNYAIAIITMILPGIYFTFRSYKAKIIVPEWISREIKEERNKLR from the coding sequence ATGGAAAAAATAGAGTGGCTAAAAAGAGATATTCTGCATATTCTAGACTTAATTCCATTATCTACCTCAAGTGTAGCACCAACGTTTAGTATTGCTGCCGCTTATGGAAGCATGGTAGCACTAATGGGCCCAAGTGCTATAATGGCGGTTGTAGTGTCTTTCCCATTCTTCCTTTTTGCTTCGATAATATTTAGGCAATTAAATAGAAAAGCTCCTCATGCAGGTGCCTCGTATCACTGGGGGATGGCGTTAGTAAACAAAAAATACGGTTCTTTCCAATTTTGGATAGTTAGTTTAGCATATTTCTTATCACTACCACCAATCATAATTCCTGCCGGAGAATACACTTTAGACTTACTCTATAGACTACACATGATAAGCAGGGCAATGGAGTTAAGCGTTTTCTGGGATTCAATTGTTGGCATGATTTGGGCAGCTATAGCTGCAATACCGCTATTATTGGGGGCAAAACCAACTGCAAGGTTTACTGAGGCGTTTCTAGTTATAGAATTAATAATATTATCGTCCTTTATAGGTATAGGTTTAGTTGAGTTACCCACCCACGTCATTAATAAATTTAGCTTTAGTTGGTTTTTTAGCCCATCCTGGCTTATGAATCCTTCAATGTTTTTAAGTCTTACTGCAACCATGGTTATTGTTGCGACAATACTTGATGGTTGGGAAATAGATAGCTATGCCTCAGAAGAGTCTAAAAAACCTACAAGATGGCCGGGAAATTCTGGGATAATAGGTTTAATTTCCGTATTTATAATTTATATGATTACAATGCCAATAATGACCATAGAGACTCCGATCTCTGCCTTAAGTTCATCAATAGATCCGCTAGCTAGATGGGCCTCCTATGTAATTCCTAATTATGTTTGGTTAATGGATATAGCAGTAATAGCGAGTACTGCTAGCTCTTTATGGCTTACTGCATATATTTTAAGCAGGGCATGGTATGCAGGAGGTAGGGAGGGTCTTCTTCCTAGAATATTTTCTAAAGTGCATAGTAAATATGGAAGTCCTTGGTTTAATATCATGATTATTACTGTTTTGGAAATATTTGTCCAAGGTTTAGAGTTAGTTTCTCCATCTATGCAGTCTTTCTTCGGAATAGTGTTAACTGGAGCTGGCGCTTTTCTATTAATGGAATTTGCAATCGATTCTACGACTGCTACTATTACGTGGTGGAGGAATAAGTCTAGCGGAGCTATTGATGTACTATTAAGAGTAATATCTCCACTAACTGCGTTTGTAATGTTTTCTGTGATAATCATGGGTATTATTGAAGCAGGACCGGCTTTTGGGATTCCTTCAACTAACTATGCAATAGCTATAATCACAATGATTTTGCCAGGGATTTATTTTACATTTAGATCATATAAAGCAAAAATAATAGTACCAGAATGGATAAGTAGAGAAATTAAGGAAGAGCGGAATAAACTAAGATAA
- a CDS encoding DUF3211 domain-containing protein: MKYSTEISTSHSIDALLTLLSDPSFVLPKIFKSIKKIETTNSRFSATASYLGLTHEVNGNVFRSVNEISYVFILRHGKDTGSGKLSFIISNNKVDIIFEYEGWMERLSQSIIIKWIKEFCSNFEEDIRIERIKRKL; encoded by the coding sequence ATGAAGTATAGTACTGAAATATCTACATCTCACTCCATAGACGCCCTTTTAACTTTATTATCTGATCCTAGTTTTGTTTTACCTAAAATATTCAAATCTATTAAGAAAATAGAAACAACAAACTCGAGATTTTCAGCTACTGCTAGTTACCTTGGACTAACTCATGAAGTTAATGGAAATGTATTTCGTTCAGTTAATGAGATTTCTTACGTTTTCATATTACGGCATGGCAAAGATACTGGATCTGGGAAGTTAAGTTTTATTATATCTAATAATAAAGTCGATATTATCTTTGAATATGAGGGATGGATGGAAAGACTTTCGCAATCAATAATTATTAAATGGATTAAGGAATTCTGCAGTAATTTTGAAGAGGATATAAGAATTGAAAGAATAAAAAGGAAACTCTAA
- a CDS encoding winged helix-turn-helix transcriptional regulator — protein sequence MTGCCIQDEQDLCMEYSPKIYQLITRKYTLAILLLLDKYDKMRFNEIMRKINGITQRILSMRLKELEKAYLIRREIDKNGKTVMYSITTQGKALKNAMLMLLQLTNLLSPPNNPEKDYFC from the coding sequence ATGACAGGATGTTGTATCCAAGATGAACAAGACCTTTGCATGGAATATTCTCCGAAAATATATCAGCTAATAACTAGAAAGTACACTCTAGCTATCTTGCTGCTCCTAGATAAATATGATAAAATGAGATTTAATGAAATAATGAGAAAGATTAACGGGATAACTCAAAGAATATTATCTATGCGATTAAAGGAGTTAGAGAAAGCTTATCTAATAAGGAGAGAAATAGATAAAAACGGGAAGACAGTAATGTATTCCATTACAACACAAGGTAAGGCATTAAAAAATGCCATGTTAATGCTTTTACAGCTTACAAATTTACTATCTCCTCCTAATAATCCGGAGAAGGATTATTTTTGTTGA
- a CDS encoding twin-arginine translocation signal domain-containing protein encodes MKLSRREFLKLSGVTALGTTLAASGLTYEELVSKAQDSDQPINIIWTGNGWCGGNTIAFIDAMNPSVEDVITGVYFDGKPITLRQPSIQELGNVNLVYHPILMPQDSMAYATMEMALNGELDPYVLVVEGTLFDEFGLYSRDVYNGVPYSYKKNQFWCSAGRKPDGSALLCEEFVFNLMKNAYAVVATGACATYGGIPATTNGLGKRSPTYAMGMLDDPYRGIYGFPYYAYQVYQKDLAPDIIDEDIFSVTNSPINTAWPGPSYHWKSKGGLPIIAIAADPPAGDWIMRTLLSVVLYARGLGPNPADDLDVFNRPKFFYGNETHQNCPRAGFFAEGQFAYKFGDPQCTYSLGCKGTEANSPAPRLGWVGGVGGCTRGGVCIACTAPGFPDLYEPFYAPPNAPTIPSTSLFAAAAAAGILVGIGSYAFSRKRRSPPKIQGGGGK; translated from the coding sequence ATGAAGTTAAGTCGAAGAGAATTTCTAAAGCTATCGGGGGTAACAGCCTTAGGTACTACACTAGCTGCCAGTGGCTTAACCTATGAAGAGCTAGTTTCTAAGGCACAGGATTCGGATCAGCCAATAAATATAATATGGACGGGAAATGGATGGTGCGGCGGAAATACTATAGCCTTTATAGACGCAATGAATCCATCAGTTGAAGATGTGATAACTGGAGTATATTTTGATGGTAAACCAATAACTCTAAGACAACCGAGCATTCAAGAACTAGGCAATGTAAATTTAGTATATCACCCAATATTAATGCCTCAAGACAGCATGGCTTACGCTACTATGGAAATGGCTCTAAACGGAGAACTAGATCCATACGTCTTAGTAGTAGAAGGTACTTTATTTGATGAATTTGGTCTATATTCAAGGGACGTATATAATGGAGTTCCGTACTCATATAAAAAGAACCAATTCTGGTGTTCTGCAGGGAGAAAGCCTGACGGAAGTGCACTATTGTGCGAGGAATTCGTTTTCAACCTAATGAAAAACGCTTATGCGGTAGTAGCAACTGGTGCTTGTGCAACATATGGAGGAATTCCTGCCACTACTAACGGTCTAGGAAAAAGATCCCCTACATACGCAATGGGAATGCTAGACGATCCTTACAGAGGAATTTATGGATTTCCGTATTATGCCTATCAAGTCTATCAAAAGGATTTAGCACCAGATATAATTGATGAGGATATATTCTCTGTAACTAACTCTCCAATAAATACTGCGTGGCCTGGTCCAAGTTATCATTGGAAGTCTAAGGGAGGTTTACCAATAATAGCCATAGCCGCAGATCCTCCAGCAGGAGACTGGATAATGAGAACCTTACTTTCAGTTGTATTATATGCTAGAGGCTTAGGTCCTAATCCTGCTGACGATTTAGATGTATTTAATAGGCCAAAATTCTTCTACGGTAACGAAACTCATCAAAATTGTCCAAGAGCTGGCTTTTTTGCAGAAGGTCAATTTGCTTACAAATTCGGCGATCCTCAATGCACTTACAGCCTAGGTTGTAAAGGTACAGAAGCTAATAGTCCGGCACCTCGACTGGGTTGGGTAGGAGGAGTTGGAGGTTGCACTAGAGGAGGAGTTTGCATAGCATGTACTGCACCAGGTTTTCCAGACCTATATGAACCGTTTTATGCACCGCCCAATGCTCCGACCATACCGAGTACAAGCCTGTTTGCTGCTGCCGCAGCCGCAGGAATACTAGTTGGAATTGGAAGTTATGCTTTTTCAAGAAAGAGGAGGTCTCCTCCTAAAATTCAAGGTGGTGGTGGAAAATGA
- a CDS encoding thioredoxin domain-containing protein yields MDWKEALKDDRLKAVLFWTDWCEDCDYVKKEFEKVYNPYFAFVEVNADERPDLALRYSPQIFPSISIISKGNVIGGIYGKVNAETIGEVLLKVLDLSLGGGVLVKPNSPKVERTKYTIDEAIRTIRRNCLAMFDIYYGGFEKEPKYFLPNVLIFLIELGDNYSLEVAKYTAEAAIYYLWDEGFYPYAKSYDWKIHPNFKLLDVNAEAIIALLKLYEKTKDDYFLEYAIETGNWILKNKIDGLYPIAIVDRKIIKKYYIDVNSKIGEALIYLFKFTQDKKFLDEAISLKNKLLSYSSWSHLLNSNVPLFFLDLAYLLRFLSYFKEGDIVINLAKSKYSSEDGTFYDVDFSIANEEMIGRYKIMFENAVFAQGLLNLGYFEEARKIADYFLDSFYEFNYVDQAEYGRLLVRLNEAS; encoded by the coding sequence ATGGATTGGAAGGAAGCATTAAAGGACGATAGGCTAAAAGCTGTACTCTTCTGGACGGATTGGTGTGAAGACTGTGACTACGTTAAGAAAGAATTTGAGAAGGTTTATAATCCCTATTTTGCATTTGTTGAAGTCAACGCTGATGAGCGTCCAGATTTGGCTTTAAGATATTCTCCTCAAATATTTCCATCAATATCAATAATCTCTAAAGGTAACGTAATTGGCGGAATTTATGGCAAAGTAAATGCAGAAACCATAGGGGAAGTCTTATTAAAGGTTCTTGACTTAAGCCTTGGGGGAGGAGTTCTAGTAAAACCTAATTCTCCTAAGGTAGAGAGAACTAAGTACACAATTGACGAGGCAATACGCACAATTAGACGTAACTGTTTAGCAATGTTTGATATTTACTATGGAGGTTTTGAAAAAGAGCCAAAATATTTTTTACCAAATGTGTTGATTTTTCTAATAGAGCTTGGCGACAATTATTCCCTGGAAGTAGCAAAATATACTGCAGAAGCCGCAATATATTACCTATGGGATGAGGGATTTTATCCATATGCGAAATCTTACGATTGGAAAATACACCCTAATTTCAAGCTCTTGGATGTGAACGCAGAGGCTATAATTGCATTGTTAAAACTTTACGAGAAAACTAAAGATGACTACTTCCTTGAATATGCCATAGAAACCGGAAATTGGATATTAAAAAATAAAATAGACGGTCTTTATCCCATTGCAATAGTTGATAGAAAAATAATAAAAAAGTATTATATTGATGTTAATAGTAAAATTGGTGAGGCTCTCATTTATTTATTTAAATTTACTCAGGATAAAAAATTTCTTGACGAAGCGATATCATTAAAAAATAAGTTATTATCTTATTCTTCATGGTCCCACCTTTTAAATTCTAACGTTCCATTATTCTTTTTGGATCTAGCTTATCTACTTAGGTTCTTATCATATTTCAAAGAAGGCGACATTGTTATAAATCTAGCTAAGTCTAAGTATTCTAGTGAGGACGGAACATTTTATGATGTAGATTTTAGCATAGCTAATGAAGAAATGATAGGTAGATATAAAATAATGTTTGAAAATGCTGTCTTTGCACAAGGATTACTTAACTTAGGATATTTTGAGGAAGCTCGTAAGATAGCTGATTATTTTCTTGATTCTTTTTACGAGTTTAATTACGTGGATCAAGCAGAATATGGAAGATTATTGGTGAGACTTAATGAGGCTTCATAA